From a single Eleginops maclovinus isolate JMC-PN-2008 ecotype Puerto Natales chromosome 18, JC_Emac_rtc_rv5, whole genome shotgun sequence genomic region:
- the yif1b gene encoding protein YIF1B isoform X2, translating into MDYTATQSGFRQQPNMRVRNSPVDGTDGSQLFEDTSGVASGPPAGYSNQQAGLQAAGFSGQSLLSDPMSNLAMAYGSSLASQGREMVDKNLDRFIPISKLKYYFAVDTVYVGKKLGLLVFPYMHENWEVSYQQDTPVAPRFDVNAPDLYIPAMGFITYILVAGLALGTQNKFSPELLGVQASSALVWLIMEVLAVLLSLYLVTVNTDLTTIDLLAFSGYKYVGMIVGVVSGLLFGRPAYYLSLLWCCAAIFVFMIRTLRLKLLSEAAAEGRQVRGARNQLRMYLTMSIAGAQPIFMFWLTYHLIR; encoded by the exons ATGGATTATACTGCAACTCAAAGTGGGTTCAGACAGC AGCCTAATATGCGTGTGAGAAATAGCCCAGTGGATGGTACGGATGGCAGCCAGTTGTTTGAGGACACAAGTGGAGTTGCATCGGGACCACCGGCAGGATACAG TAACCAGCAGGCTGGGCTTCAAGCAGCAGGATTTTCCGGCCAGTCCCTCCTGTCAGACCCAATGTCTAACCTGGCGATGGCCTATGGCAGCTCACTGGCCTCCCAGGGAAGGGAAATGGTGGACAAGAAT ctggACAGGTTCATTCCAATTTCTAAGCTGAAATATTACTTTGCCGTGGATACTGTGTACGTGGGGAAGAAGCTGGGCCTTCTTGTTTTCCCTTACATGCACGAG AACTGGGAGGTGAGCTACCAGCAGGACACTCCTGTGGCGCCACGCTTCGATGTGAACGCTCCTGATCTCTACATTCCCGCCATGGGCTTCATCACATACATCCTGGTGGCTGGACTGGCCCTCGGCACACAGAACAA GTTTTCCCCGGAGCTGCTGGGAGTTCAGGCCAGCTCAGCGTTGGTGTGGCTGATCATGGAAGTCCTGGCAGTCCTGCTGTCGCTCTACCTAGTGACCGTTAACACTGACCTCACGACCATTGACCTGCTGGCCTTTTCTGGCTATAAATACGTTGG GATGATCGTAGGTGTAGTGTCAGGCCTGTTGTTCGGTAGGCCAGCATACTATCTCTCTCTACTGTGGTGTTGTGCTGCCATCTTTGTCTTTATG ATCCGAACCCTACGTCTGAAGCTTTTGTCGGAGGCGGCGGcggaggggaggcaggtgagaggagccagaAACCAGCTGAGGATGTATCTCACCATGTCTATAGCAGGAGCTCAACCTATCTTCATGTTCTGGCTCACCTACCACCTGATCAGATAA
- the yif1b gene encoding protein YIF1B isoform X1 — MDYTATQSGFRQRKLQPNMRVRNSPVDGTDGSQLFEDTSGVASGPPAGYSNQQAGLQAAGFSGQSLLSDPMSNLAMAYGSSLASQGREMVDKNLDRFIPISKLKYYFAVDTVYVGKKLGLLVFPYMHENWEVSYQQDTPVAPRFDVNAPDLYIPAMGFITYILVAGLALGTQNKFSPELLGVQASSALVWLIMEVLAVLLSLYLVTVNTDLTTIDLLAFSGYKYVGMIVGVVSGLLFGRPAYYLSLLWCCAAIFVFMIRTLRLKLLSEAAAEGRQVRGARNQLRMYLTMSIAGAQPIFMFWLTYHLIR, encoded by the exons ATGGATTATACTGCAACTCAAAGTGGGTTCAGACAGCGTAAGTTAC AGCCTAATATGCGTGTGAGAAATAGCCCAGTGGATGGTACGGATGGCAGCCAGTTGTTTGAGGACACAAGTGGAGTTGCATCGGGACCACCGGCAGGATACAG TAACCAGCAGGCTGGGCTTCAAGCAGCAGGATTTTCCGGCCAGTCCCTCCTGTCAGACCCAATGTCTAACCTGGCGATGGCCTATGGCAGCTCACTGGCCTCCCAGGGAAGGGAAATGGTGGACAAGAAT ctggACAGGTTCATTCCAATTTCTAAGCTGAAATATTACTTTGCCGTGGATACTGTGTACGTGGGGAAGAAGCTGGGCCTTCTTGTTTTCCCTTACATGCACGAG AACTGGGAGGTGAGCTACCAGCAGGACACTCCTGTGGCGCCACGCTTCGATGTGAACGCTCCTGATCTCTACATTCCCGCCATGGGCTTCATCACATACATCCTGGTGGCTGGACTGGCCCTCGGCACACAGAACAA GTTTTCCCCGGAGCTGCTGGGAGTTCAGGCCAGCTCAGCGTTGGTGTGGCTGATCATGGAAGTCCTGGCAGTCCTGCTGTCGCTCTACCTAGTGACCGTTAACACTGACCTCACGACCATTGACCTGCTGGCCTTTTCTGGCTATAAATACGTTGG GATGATCGTAGGTGTAGTGTCAGGCCTGTTGTTCGGTAGGCCAGCATACTATCTCTCTCTACTGTGGTGTTGTGCTGCCATCTTTGTCTTTATG ATCCGAACCCTACGTCTGAAGCTTTTGTCGGAGGCGGCGGcggaggggaggcaggtgagaggagccagaAACCAGCTGAGGATGTATCTCACCATGTCTATAGCAGGAGCTCAACCTATCTTCATGTTCTGGCTCACCTACCACCTGATCAGATAA
- the LOC134880456 gene encoding GTPase IMAP family member 9-like: MTGLDPHEEIQIVLIGKTGNGKSASGNTILNRKAFAAVLSPRSVTSECEKAKGTVDGRRVAIIDTPGIYDTKYREEEVIRKLKECMSFSAPDPHAFLIVVRLSRFTEEERKTVELLQQVFGDKAADYSLVLFTHGDLLGRKRIEDFFRKSQPLSLLIAKCNGRYHVLNNTVPENCLVPQLLAKIIGMVSDNGGTFYTNERFQEAERAIRKQQKNIMKAIAEQKHKEEEKLRLIFKGKQLQKELTSLDESYKRKSREKAEKKNKFLETGMTVTTAEAGVAIGAAAATVGGPVCMAIGAVVIGVLAPAAVKALKNKCTVQ, encoded by the exons ATGACAG GTCTTGACCCAcatgaagaaatacaaatagtgCTGATTGGAAAGACAGGAAATGGGAAGAGTGCATCAGGAAACACCATCCTAAATCGAAAAGCTTTTGCAGCAGTTCTCTCTCCACGGTCTGTGACGTCGGAGTGTGAAAAGGCCAAAGGAACGGTGGATGGACGCAGGGTTGCGATCATTGACACACCAGGAATTTATGATACAAAGTACAGAGAAGAAGAGGTGATCAGAAAGCTGAAAGAATGTATGTCTTTCTCTGCCCCTGATCCCCACGCGTTCCTGATTGTGGTCAGGTTGAGCAGATTCACAGAGGAAGAACGAAAAACTGTTGAACTCCTGCAGCAGGTGTTCGGTGACAAAGCTGCAGATTACTCCCTGGTTCTGTTCACTCATGGTGACCTCCTGGGACGCAAAAGGATTGAagattttttcagaaaaagtcaACCGCTTAGCCTTTTGATTGCGAAATGTAATGGTCGTTATCATGTCTTAAATAACACCGTTCCTGAAAACTGTCTGGTGCCTCAGCTGCTTGCAAAGATCATAGGAATGGTCAGTGATAATGGAGGAACATTTTACACAAATGAAAGGTTCCAAGAGGCTGAGCGAGCGATccgaaaacaacaaaagaataTTATGAAGGCTATTGCcgagcagaaacacaaagaagaagaaaaactgaGGTTAATCTTTAAAGGTAAACAGCTGCAGAAAGAGTTAACATCTCttgatgaaagttataaaagaaaatcaagagAGAAGgctgagaagaaaaacaaattcctTGAAACTGGCATGACTGTAACAACTGCTGAAGCTGGGGTTGCCATCGGTGCTGCAGCAGCTACTGTTGGAGGTCCAGTGTGCATGGCCATAGGAGCCGTGGTGATTGGAGTCTTGGCACCAGCAGCAGtaaaagctttgaaaaacaaatgtactgtacagtaa
- the LOC134880640 gene encoding uncharacterized protein C14orf132 encodes MESHGHFPAVSGAFMDSPYNGNTSLQTSTSNLNASCSRPSETEDDGKVSSDTIWLWVAVLATIGNIVVVAVVCACAF; translated from the exons ATGGAGTCTCATGGA CATTTCCCGGCTGTGAGCGGGGCCTTCATGGATTCTCCGTACAATGGCAACACGTCCCTGCAGACGTCCACCTCCAACCTCAACGCCAGCTGCTCCCGACCCTCAGAAACAGAGGATGATGGGAAAGTGTCCAGTGACACCATTTGGCTGTGGGTCGCTGTGCTGGCAACCATTGGCAACATAGTGGTGGTGGCTGTGGTTTGCGCCTGTGCCTTCTGA